GGGAAACGGGAGACCCGGCCGACGCGCTGGTAAAGCTTTTAAATTTTCAGCAATGGCTCGATGAAAACGCACCCGGCCTGAATCTGAACCTCGACATGAAATGGACGTATTACAAGACATACCCGGAAACCTTGATCGTTGAACACTGGACATTTCTCGACAACACCTGGGAAATACGCCTTTGCTTCCATGTCATGATCCCCCCTGACGACTGGTCCAGGCTCTGGGTCCGGAAGCGGGGTGACATGGAAGCGACACTGGCCCTTTACCGTGAAACGGAGGACACCGGTATCGTCCATGAAACCGACATCTCCGAATACCCCATTATGTACGGGTATTGATTTAATATATTGTCTGATTTGTATGAAACCCCTTACCTACACTGATAAGGGGGAGGCCGGTGAATTGATCACCGGCCTCCCCCCCGATTGTCAATCGGTAGAGAAAACCACATGATAAATACGGCAAGGCCCAATGTATACGATCTTTCGTTTGCCTACCAGCTGAATCCGAAACAGACGCCACATGGTTTCCAGCTGCTTGCCTTGTACCCCGGGCAGTCCCATTCGGGATGCCATACATAGTTTTTGCATAAAAGTACAACGGCGATACATTTTGTTTTCGTGTAAGCGGGGCCGTATTTTCGATATTGCGCAAGGCGGCCGACATAATCGCATGTTGCCCTGGTATTAATTTCATCGGAAGCGTCGTATCTCGTGATTGCAACCGGGTTGATTAATTCAGTATTTGATTTTAAAACCCCGGCTATTTTGTTTTGTTTGACAAGCTGCACGACAGGTTCGGCGTTTCCTTCCACCCGGGTGGCTTTACACAGATATAATCCGTCATAGTCGCCCTCGACGCTTGAATTGGTAAAATACATAATGGAGACATATACGCCATTGTCATAGGCCCCGGCGGGTAAATATTCGACATACTTGACGGGAATGCCGATGACATCCCCGTCGCCGGTATTGAATATTTCGGTTCTGTCCAGATCGAGCGGCAGCTGCATTTTTTCACCCAGGGCAATCATCCGTTGAATCTGATCGTTTTCCGTTATCACCCCGGCGTCATCGCATCCGTTAAGGAATCCGACTGCCAGAAGCAATGCGGCCAGTGACACAATAATTTTACCCGTTCTTTCTTTCATAATTATTACTCCTTCCAAATAATAAAGTTACTGAAGCGCGAAACTTCAGCTATCAATAAACCGGGCGACGGCGCGCCGCAGTTCAATTACCCGGCTTAATGCGACTGACACATGTTAAACTCGATGTTGTTTCATCACATGATCGTTTCAAAAGATAATGCTTTTTCATTTATTTTGAAAACAATCGGAATGCGACAATTCATGCGACAGGTTGCGGATACTACGGATTACACGGTAAAGAACGGATTACGCGGCAACGGGAGTGTCGGTGAAAGATGTAAAAGCGGTATGTCTTGGATGATCGGGGTTTATATATTTTTTGTATTGATAATTTGAATTAAATTTCTATTAATTTCTTCCTTCGCGGCCTTCGTGACCCGGGTTTCCTCAAAACCCTTCGTGTTAAATATAATGATCAACACTCATATCGAAAAACGTCACCTTTATTAGCGTAAATCTCACCTTATAAATTATAATATTTAATAATTGTCCTATCTGTAACTTTAAACCTTTTCAAGGACAATAGCCTTTTCTACCATAAAGAATTTTAAACACGAAGGTCGCGAAGGGCACGAAGAATTTTTTATAATTTTATTTTTCTTTCACCGTTTGCATCGGTGCCCGAACAACCATCGATATCACTTCCCGCATATGGCCTTCCGGTTATTCTTTTTTTCTGGGCAGCCTTTTCTTTTTTCGCTTTTGCACTTTTTCTACAATCCGGCCGAACTCTTCACGAATTGCGGGATGGAACGCTTTAATGAATTCGCCGTCGATTTTCCCCGGATTTTTTTCGACAAGCATAACGATATCGGCAAGATCCTTTGCCGCCGCTTCGATTCCTTCCGATTCTCGTTTTTCCATATAAACAGCCGTCTTTAGCTGAAGAATATGAAACAGGGACATAAAACGGGCTTTGAAATCGGAATCGTATTCACCGACTTCGTCCGGTTCGGGCATTGGAAACGCCATATCCCAATCGTCACCCGCAAAAAGAACATCAACATGTATTCCATTTTTCATGTCGACGGCAAAATCATCACCTGTTTCAAATACCGTTGACCGACGGCCTCTTATGGTTTCCCAGCTTCTACGGGAGGTAAGAATATCGATATCATGCGTCGTCCGGAGGCCGCCGTTTCTGATAACCGCCATTCCCCCGACTATGACATAGGGAACGTTATGTGAAGAAAGCCATTCATGAATACGTTCCACCGTCTCCGCGAGAGGAGATGTTTTGAAATCGCCGTTCATATCGATTATCTGTTTCGCCGTCATTCAGGAAAAATGATAGTGGATTGAAATCATGATGTCAATATCGAAATAGATTCCGGTTCTCACGGAGCGCCGCCAAGCACACAGAGGAAGAAAAATAATTTTCATGTGATAGTACAAATATATCGTTTACTCACGTTTTTAGCAACTCTTCTTTTGTCACTATTCATGTTGAACACGGCATGGCGGTTGAGCGACCACGTCCGACCGAACGAAAAGTGCATCCCCCCGCGTCGCAGCGGGTGTCGGGTTGGGCTTCTAAAGGAAAAAGGAAAACGAGGAGAAACGGCAGTATACAAATTGTTTTATTAACCATTCACTTTTATTTCTTACCGGTCCCGGTACACGTATTTAATTTAAATATATCTAATAGCGATTTAATTAAGAAAGCGTTACCTGTTTTAAAGCGCCGCTTTATCAACAGACAGGTAACAGACTACATTCCTTCTATCTCTTCCCGCTTGAGACCCGTCACTTCCATGATCGTTTCAACCGGAATGCCCGTTTTCAGCATTTTTTTGGCCGTTTTCCTGATTCCCTTCTCCATTCCCTTCTCCATTCCCTTCTCCATTCCCTTCTCCATTCCCTTCTCCATCCCTTCTTTCATACCATCTTCTCTCGCGTCTTCTATTCCGGAAATATAATCCTTCCGCCACTTCAATCTCGATTCGTATGCGTCCCTCATTGCGTCGTCCTCAGTAAATCTCCCGTACTCCTCATGGGCCTTCTCGAGGTCCATGTCTTCATGTATCAGTATCTTCATCCTTTCATCCTCCTTTCCCTCGTTTCTTAAAAAATACAGCCACCGTTCAAATTTACTCTTTACCTCCATGTTTTTCAACTTCGGCAGCTCGATAAAATGAAGTATTATATGGTCGGTCAGCACATATTCAGGGTCACGTTTTTCCCTCAGCAGAAAACAGCTGTGGAGGTAGTCGATTTCCTTGAACAGCAAAAAATCGAGTATGTTGATGCATATCGTGGGGCGTAACTTCTTGTACCGCTCGCTTTCTTCAAGCTGGGAGGAATAAAGCCGCGCCCAGTAATACAGGCTTCTCGAAATAAAGCTCACATCTCCCGTCGACTGGACTTCTATATTGTACTGCCTTCCTTCCTCATCCACCGCCTTGATGTCGAGGACCGTTTCCTTGTCGACGGCAAAGGTTTTCCTGTTGAACGGATTCCGTATCTCACAGTCCTTTATCGGTTTGAACTCAGCATCCTGAAGCACCGTATTTATAAAGGAAAGAAGCAGGTCCTTGTTCCGCTCCCTGCCCCAGAGGTAATGGATGAATATGTCCGACGAGGCTTTTATATGCATGACCTGGTTAAATTATAGCATATGAAGGCGGGATTGGACAAGATATATTTAAAAACCGATTTCTCTGTGTGCTTTGTGAGCTCTGTGTGAGACCATTAAAAAAGAATATTGTTTCTCACGGAGCTCGCAAAGTACACAGAGGAAGAAAAGTTAATTTTTAGGTTTTAATAATAAAAATTGATTTTAATTTCTTCCTTCGCGGCCTTCGTGCCCCGGGTTTCCTGAAACCCTTCGTGTTAAAACAATATTCCACATTTATATCTCAAGCCGTCACTTTTTTATACTTGAATCACAACTCACGGATTTCACAAAACCCTTCCCTCACACCGAATCGGTGAGGGTGAAGGTGACCGTGACCGTGGCCCCGGATTCCGTTTCGAGCAGCGAAACGTCGATAATGTTGAAGGAATAGACGAGGGTCACCCCATTGACGCCGGTCCCCGTGTGGCAGCCGCCGATGTTCGTGATAATGGTGCGCGCCGTATCCGAAAGGGTGATTTCTCCGGCCGTGCTTCCGCACCCTGCGGGGATATCCGCCGCTTCGAGTGACAGCGACGTGCCGGGGGGCGCTGAGTCTGCGGGGTCCCAGTTCGCTGTTACCGTCCTCGTGTGCCCGTAAGTGACAAGGGAAGAATACTGGAGCAGTTTGAATGAATCGGTGTCCCCGGTGACGGTGAGACCCGGCATTGCGGGATCGGTGATCGAGAGTGTGATGGTTGATGCATTATTGAAACCGATACTGCAAATCTCGGAAATCGTGACGCCTGCGGTGACCGTGTCTTCCGGCGCGAAAAGAGACAACACACCGCAGACAAAGAGCGCCGCTATGATGAAAAACCCTTTCAGAACCCTCATGGCAGTATCCTTATTATCGGTGCATCAGAAAAACACTGTCGGAGATCGTCCATCCCCTGTTGATAATATAGTTTATCACACCCGAAAAATCAACATTTCTTTTAAGAACATCTGAATTTGAAATTTTTATACTTTTATAGTATATTTAAGCAGGTAAGCGGAGTATCATATGAAACAATTCCTTATTGTTGCGTTGTTCATGGTTATTCTTGCAGGAACCGTCTTTTCGAGCGGCATCATGGCCTTCGGGGACTGGCAGGAGACGGTGGACGAATCCGACCTGACCGGCGGCGCGGGAAGCGATGTAACGGATACCTATGAAAGCGCTTCGAATCAAACATCCATACTGATTACGGGCATGAACAACAAAAACTGGCAGGTTACCGTGGATAGAACAGATACGAGCTGGTACACGGATCTGGTCATCGAAGCGAGAAGAACGGACAGTTCATCCGAGGTAAGCGGCGGCACGACCTATCAGATAATCACGACCTCTCCCGCGGTGTTCTTTACCGGCCGCAACAATAAACTGGGAATCTCCATACAATACCGTCTCGGGGGGGTCAATCTCTCGATCCCCGCCGACACCTCCTCCGCCACCATTACCTACACACTCACCGGTACGTGACGATGTTTCACTAATAAAACTCCTCTTTCTCTCCCTTTCTAAAGGTGCGGTAATGGGAGAAAAGCCGGTTGGTTTCATCCACCCATCGTGAAAAAGCTTCCTTATTATATATTTCCGGGTAGCGCTTGTAGATATTCATCGCCTTTTTTGAATCGTTCAGGGCCTGAAAAAACCGCATGCCCACGGCAAAGAGGTTGAAATGGCCGAACAATTTCCCGAGGTCTTCGAGAATCTGGGGAAGGTCGAGTTCGATGGTTTTCGATGAGAAGGTATTGACGAAATCCTCGTTCTTGAGCAGTCCGGCCTTGAATATCTCGTCGATCTCTTCGAACGAGAGTGATTGAAGAAAGCGCCTGATGATATCGTAGCTTGCGAGCAGGGCCCCGCGCTTTCCGTGATATTTGGCGTTATAGTCCCAGAGTTCCGGAAGCGAGACGTCCTCCCTGTTAAAAGCCTCCGTAATGACACGGGCCGCGACATCCGCGGCGTGCATGGAGGCGGCCACCCCGCTTCCCATGGTGGGGATTACCTGGCAGGCGGCATCCCCGATGCAGAGAAAGCCGTTGCCGGCCATGTTGTCGATCGCCCGCCTCAAAGGAATGAATTGTCCCCCGCCGTATACCCTTCTGCCGAAATACGGATGTTCCGCGATAAAACGTTCACAGAGCGCTTTCGCGTTTTCACCCGAGGAGTCGATCGAAGTGCCGAAGACGAGGCTCGCGGTCTTGTTTTTCCTGAGATGGATAACCTCGTAGGCATGATATTTCCCTATTTTCGTGTAAAGCATCCCCGGACGGATATCGAGGTGCTTTTCGAGTTCCGAACACTGTCCCCCGTTTACTTCGCGAACCTCCTGCCAGGCCATGGCGTAATCCTGTTTCCTCAATTTGCGCTTGATCATGAATGAATCCGGCGTCTGCCGTCTCAGAATCGCGACAATGCCGGTCGCGTCGACCAAAAGACGGGCTTTGAGTGAAAAATCCTTTCTTCCGACAAGCGCCTTTCTGGTTCCCCGAATTCCGACGATTGCGTTTTCCTCTATCAGGGCGCCATTTACCATATGACGGTCCCGCAATGAAACACCGGCACCGCGCGCGAAATCCAGTAGATACTGATTAATGTTCCTGTGTCTGAAAAAAATCCCGTCATCCTGACTCGAGGGGACTTCGATATGGTTTTTGATATCGCCTGAGTAATACCTGCTGACGTCGGGGCTTTCTTCGCGCAGCGAATCGTCCGGCAGTTTCAGTCCGATACGTCCGAATACCGGTATTTCGATCGCAACTTCCCACGGATAACCGGTATCGCGATCCGCTTTTCTTTCGAGCATGCAGACCGAAAGGCCCGCTTCCGCGCACTTTTTGGCGAGGGTGGCGCCGGCACATCCGGCGCCGGCAATGATACAATCAAAATCGGTTTTCCGCATCGTGTTTCCTGAAAACGAATCCGCACTGAACAATTCCCTGCTGTAAAGAGAACACCGGAAGCTTCCGGTCTAGTACAGTCCGAGGTTCCTCATTTTTTTGGTGACGGTTTCAGCCTCAAGCGGTTTCACGATAAAGTCCTCTGCCCCGCATTCCCTGATTTTCTCGATTTCGACCGGCATGCCGGATGTACTCAAAAGGATAACCGGAATGGTGTTCAGGTCACGGTCTTCATGGAGCCTTCGAACAAGCTCGAAACCGTCGAGACCGCGCAGGCGCGTATCGAGAAAAATCACCTCCGGTCTCGGCGAGGTGTGCGGATTATGATACTGATTCTTGCGCCACAGGTAATCGCATGCGGTCGTGCCGTTTTCCGCCACTTTTATCGTACAACCGCACCCCGCCTCTTTGAAAGCATCGAGCGTAAGTTCGAGATGGTCGGGATTGTCTTCGACCAGTAAAACCGTACCATATTGTTTTCTTTTCATGTCGTTCCCCTCCCAGGGTTTTCACGTTTGACGCGAGATTTGTTATGTATTGTAGTTCAGGGGAATTTTTTTTTCCAATCATTTTTATATATTTTTAAAAAAATGTGCCGGAAAAATATCAAAAATCTCATGATTTGTGGGAGATTATTCATTCAATTTCCGTATGTATTTTTATCAGGGCAAAGTGGTATTATCTCTTTACATTAACCGATAAAAAACACTATACTACCTGTAGAGTATTATGAAAGAGAATTTAACGGGACTTGAACTCGGCGAAATTGTCACATTTGAATCCAAGGAAAAGATATTCACCCGGGGAGAAAAAAAACTCTTGAAACCCGTTTATTATATCATGGCGGGTCTCGTCAAGATCGAATACAATCTTCCGAGCGGTATTCATTTCAAATATTATCTTCAACCCAACAATCTGTTCGGCATGGAAGAAGCCATTTGTAAAATTCCCCGGATTGCCGACGCCTCCGCTATGGAAGTCACCAAATTATACCGGTGGGAAACGCCCCATTTTTACCAGGCCACGGAAAACTCACACAGGCTTGCCATTACCTGTATCAGAAATCTTTCCAGGCTTATCCGTATTCTGAATTCGGAATACGGTGAAAAACTGGAAGAAATCAAGCGCCGGACCGGAAATATGGAAAACAACAAGGAAGACGATATTCCGGAATTGAATCTCAAGGATGCCGCAGGGTCCAACCTTTCAAAATATCCCCGCTTCAGAAAGATCTTCGCCGACAAACAGATTCTCATCAAGGAAGGGGAGATTCTCGATCAGCTTTTCTGGATACTGAGGGGAGAAGTCTATATCGCCAAAAAGATGGGAAGGAAATACAAGGTACTCGCGAAAGTCGGGAAAGGCGAGCTTCTCGGGGAAATGAGTTTCTTCGACAAGTCTCTCACCTCCGCCACCGTGATAGCCGACGGTGAAGTCGAAGCCCTCGTATTTTCGCGGCAGAATTTCAAGGAAATTTTTTTTACCAATCCAAAATGGATAAAACAGTTGTTTTATTCCCTCTCGAAGCGGGTTATCGTCATGGTTCAGAAACTCTCGATTGACGTAAAATCGTGATCAAGCCGTACCCGCTTCATCGGGCTTTTTCTAACCGGATCAGCATACACTCGATGCAAGGGTGCCGCAAAAACCATGAAAGAGAGGTCACGTCATATGCTTTTGGACAGGGAAGGAAACCTGAGAAGGATCAAGGGGGATATCGGTTTCCTTCGTGAATTGTATGCGGCGTATCTTTCCGAGATTCCCTTAAAACTGAAGGAATTAACAGACGCGCTCGCACGGCTCGATTACGGACATATCTCCTATGTTTCTCATTCCTTTGCCGGTGCGTCCGCATCTATCGGCGCGGAATCGTGCAAAGAATGTGCCGAGAAAATCGAACGACTTTCATTCACGGAAAACGCGGGGGAAATAAAAGCGGCAATTGAAGAACTCGAAGAGATTCTCGATACGCTGAAACCCGTTTTGGAAAAAGAATGCGGCATCACATCCGGATGACACTCAACCGGCGATCCGTTTGATCCGGTAGCGATGTTTCGAATTCGTCGAGGTGAACCGCACACCGATCCCGGTATTGATCACGATCCCTTTCGCGTTGTATTTCTTCTCCAGGCGGACGACACTCGCGCTGCCCACCTCGTACACCTTTTCACCGTACTTGACTGCGAGTTCTATCTCGTCGCCGATCGAAAACAGCGAGATATCGTCAATCATGATCAGCATTCCCCCCACGGAAATATCGTGGCTCGCGAACTCGAGTTCCTTGTAGGCGCCGCTGGGAAGCCTGATTTTGACGAGAACGGGAATGTGAAGCTGTTTTCTTGAAGACGCCCTGTTGTCGACCTTCGGAAGCGACCCTTTTTGCATGAACTCTTCGGGAAACTCTTCCACCGCCGTATCGATACGAGGCAGGATGAATTTTTTATAGATGAAGTAAAAACTGATTATCGCACACCCCACCAGAATGAGGATGATAAAAAACAGACCCGACGCCGCCAGGAAGCCCCCCTCCGTTTTCTTTTTTCCGGCCTCATCCGGTTCAAAGGTATCCGTTTCCGAATAGAAATTGATCGTCCGCCCGCCGGGAAAATCTTTCACCTTTTCAAACTGCATATCGTCGAAATAAGCGAGCCCCGTCACGAGGTGGCCGTAAAATCCCAACCGCGCGGCCACGGCAAGCTCCCGCTGCCCTTCCGCTGTCTTTCCGTATACCTGGAGGTACTGCCAGCCGCCGTTCGTTTCAAAAACGGTCTCCGAGGTTTCCTTGACTCCCAGCACCGTGATGTTCGCCCCGGCGCGGCCCTCCCCCCCCACGTCTTTCACATTGACCCAGCAGGACAGCCGGTAAAGGGTATCCGGTTCCACATCCAGCCACTGGATCACTTTGGAATCGTTCGGAAGGAGGTTCGCGATCGCCATCGACCGCTTCCCCTCGTAGGTTACCTCTTCACTCGTATAAAACCGGACCGCATCGTCGGTGTGTTGGTAGGCCTCGAACGTCCATTGCGCTACATACCCCGCCCGTTCGATCTCGAATCCCCCGTTTTTGATAAGATTCGTTTCCGCTGAAAGCCGGACGATTGAAAGCAGAAGAAGGATTCCTGCAGCCGTCATTCTCTTCATTACGATACTTCCTTTATTATTGTCATTATAGTATATCTATCGTCAGATTCTTCAAATAATTCATACAGGATAAAGAAAAGCCGGTAAAAGAACCGGTTACTTTATTACCAGGTTGAGGTTCATCCCGAAAATATCGTCATCCCCGCAGTCGGCGATCACGAGCGCCTTGTACGTTTCCGAAGGCATATCGGTAAAATATATCGTGTACCTTCCGGACAACCCCGGATATATCCGCTTTTTGGTCGCGGTAAACTTGCCGACGAACACCCCCTTCGAGTCGTACAACTCGACCCAGACATCCGGTTTTACCCAGAGGGTGCCCGTATTTTCGATATCGACCTGGAGGACCTTTTCACTCTCCTTTTTGACGAACCTGGGATTGAGAAACGATATGTTCTTTTCCCCCGTTCCCTGTATATGGGTGACGAGCTGAATCCCGTAACGTAATATCTGCTGTACCCCGAAGCTGACGATTGCGTCCCCGGCCGCGCTCGATTCCGGCGAACTTTCGGAAATCGGTTCCACCATGACGATCGACCAGTACGTCCCGTTCAGGGTGGCGTCGTCGGGAACATTGACCGTATAGTAGACCGGTATTGTCTGATTCGGGGGGATCGTCACCCGCTGGGGGCTGACGGTAATCCATGAGGCATTCGAACGGGAGAGTTTTCCCGCCTCGCCGTAATTGACCTTGCCGTCTGCGAAAAACTCGTAATCGGTTTTATAAATCTTTATCTCCTGCGGTTTGTCGCCCTTGTTGAGGACCTCGATCATCCCCTTGTACGAGATGCCCGCCGGGGTTTCCTTTTCATGGGTAAGTCCCCCGTCGATGATGATGTTACCGTAAAGTTCCGGTACGACGGTAAGAAATACCATGACAAAAAAGACCATGAATCGCAGCCGCTTTGCCCGGCTGAACGCTGTGATCGTCTGTTTCATTGTTCCTCCCGTCTTGCATTAATTGTCGACACCCGTATAGGTGATTGTCGAGGTATAGGTGGTCGCGGCCAGGTCGGGCACGGTCACCCCGTCTATCCTGTAT
The DNA window shown above is from Spirochaetales bacterium and carries:
- a CDS encoding NAD(P)/FAD-dependent oxidoreductase, with translation MRKTDFDCIIAGAGCAGATLAKKCAEAGLSVCMLERKADRDTGYPWEVAIEIPVFGRIGLKLPDDSLREESPDVSRYYSGDIKNHIEVPSSQDDGIFFRHRNINQYLLDFARGAGVSLRDRHMVNGALIEENAIVGIRGTRKALVGRKDFSLKARLLVDATGIVAILRRQTPDSFMIKRKLRKQDYAMAWQEVREVNGGQCSELEKHLDIRPGMLYTKIGKYHAYEVIHLRKNKTASLVFGTSIDSSGENAKALCERFIAEHPYFGRRVYGGGQFIPLRRAIDNMAGNGFLCIGDAACQVIPTMGSGVAASMHAADVAARVITEAFNREDVSLPELWDYNAKYHGKRGALLASYDIIRRFLQSLSFEEIDEIFKAGLLKNEDFVNTFSSKTIELDLPQILEDLGKLFGHFNLFAVGMRFFQALNDSKKAMNIYKRYPEIYNKEAFSRWVDETNRLFSHYRTFRKGEKEEFY
- a CDS encoding response regulator, encoding MKRKQYGTVLLVEDNPDHLELTLDAFKEAGCGCTIKVAENGTTACDYLWRKNQYHNPHTSPRPEVIFLDTRLRGLDGFELVRRLHEDRDLNTIPVILLSTSGMPVEIEKIRECGAEDFIVKPLEAETVTKKMRNLGLY
- a CDS encoding PilZ domain-containing protein, whose protein sequence is MKRMTAAGILLLLSIVRLSAETNLIKNGGFEIERAGYVAQWTFEAYQHTDDAVRFYTSEEVTYEGKRSMAIANLLPNDSKVIQWLDVEPDTLYRLSCWVNVKDVGGEGRAGANITVLGVKETSETVFETNGGWQYLQVYGKTAEGQRELAVAARLGFYGHLVTGLAYFDDMQFEKVKDFPGGRTINFYSETDTFEPDEAGKKKTEGGFLAASGLFFIILILVGCAIISFYFIYKKFILPRIDTAVEEFPEEFMQKGSLPKVDNRASSRKQLHIPVLVKIRLPSGAYKELEFASHDISVGGMLIMIDDISLFSIGDEIELAVKYGEKVYEVGSASVVRLEKKYNAKGIVINTGIGVRFTSTNSKHRYRIKRIAG
- a CDS encoding cyclic nucleotide-binding domain-containing protein yields the protein MKENLTGLELGEIVTFESKEKIFTRGEKKLLKPVYYIMAGLVKIEYNLPSGIHFKYYLQPNNLFGMEEAICKIPRIADASAMEVTKLYRWETPHFYQATENSHRLAITCIRNLSRLIRILNSEYGEKLEEIKRRTGNMENNKEDDIPELNLKDAAGSNLSKYPRFRKIFADKQILIKEGEILDQLFWILRGEVYIAKKMGRKYKVLAKVGKGELLGEMSFFDKSLTSATVIADGEVEALVFSRQNFKEIFFTNPKWIKQLFYSLSKRVIVMVQKLSIDVKS
- a CDS encoding Rpn family recombination-promoting nuclease/putative transposase, with protein sequence MHIKASSDIFIHYLWGRERNKDLLLSFINTVLQDAEFKPIKDCEIRNPFNRKTFAVDKETVLDIKAVDEEGRQYNIEVQSTGDVSFISRSLYYWARLYSSQLEESERYKKLRPTICINILDFLLFKEIDYLHSCFLLREKRDPEYVLTDHIILHFIELPKLKNMEVKSKFERWLYFLRNEGKEDERMKILIHEDMDLEKAHEEYGRFTEDDAMRDAYESRLKWRKDYISGIEDAREDGMKEGMEKGMEKGMEKGMEKGMEKGIRKTAKKMLKTGIPVETIMEVTGLKREEIEGM
- a CDS encoding Hpt domain-containing protein, whose product is MKERSRHMLLDREGNLRRIKGDIGFLRELYAAYLSEIPLKLKELTDALARLDYGHISYVSHSFAGASASIGAESCKECAEKIERLSFTENAGEIKAAIEELEEILDTLKPVLEKECGITSG